A genomic stretch from Campylobacter lari subsp. concheus includes:
- a CDS encoding M20/M25/M40 family metallo-hydrolase: protein MQEIIQNFKQITQIPHCSFKTEELKNFLIDFAKSQNCQVNVDKAGNIHAYKGKPKICLQSHYDMVCMGEAPNIQMYKENGYLKAKNSSLGADNGIGVSLMMQALKDFENIECLFTNDEEVGLCGANNLTHILISNKLLNLDHESDDEVVIGCAGGVDIFASLNLEIGEKEGKCYEIEAINFKGGHSGIDIVKNIKSSIKEVSCFITQNQGELCEFNAGERINSIPKHAKVIAFFKNPPKENSHFKVNYIGKIKRTYYKNSQIILNLINAFAQGVRTFNHQLNLVQTSINLSLAYEKEGKFHFELFARSNDLQELKNIEFETLTYFKMQNCEVSSANFYPPWANKDTNFGEEILSYLKKENPNAKLYTIHAGLECGIISEKQPLECCSIGPNIHSPHSTDEKCEIASIEKISKILFAILKNYQ from the coding sequence ATGCAAGAAATTATACAAAATTTTAAACAAATTACTCAAATACCTCATTGTAGTTTTAAAACCGAAGAATTAAAAAATTTTCTTATTGATTTTGCTAAAAGTCAAAACTGCCAAGTAAACGTTGATAAAGCAGGTAATATCCATGCATATAAAGGAAAACCTAAAATTTGTTTACAAAGTCATTATGATATGGTCTGCATGGGAGAGGCTCCAAATATACAAATGTATAAAGAAAATGGATATTTAAAAGCTAAAAACTCAAGTTTGGGTGCAGATAATGGCATAGGGGTGTCATTAATGATGCAAGCTTTAAAAGACTTTGAAAATATAGAATGTCTTTTTACCAATGATGAGGAAGTTGGCCTTTGTGGAGCAAACAATCTTACACATATTTTAATTTCAAACAAACTGTTAAATTTAGACCATGAGAGTGATGATGAAGTTGTTATAGGTTGTGCTGGTGGTGTGGATATTTTTGCTAGTTTAAATTTAGAAATAGGCGAAAAAGAAGGTAAATGCTATGAAATAGAAGCAATTAATTTTAAAGGTGGGCATTCAGGGATTGATATTGTTAAAAATATTAAATCTTCTATTAAAGAAGTAAGTTGTTTTATCACTCAAAACCAAGGTGAACTTTGCGAGTTTAACGCGGGCGAGAGAATCAACTCTATACCAAAACATGCTAAAGTCATAGCATTTTTTAAAAATCCTCCAAAAGAAAATAGTCATTTTAAGGTAAATTATATAGGTAAAATCAAAAGAACATATTATAAAAATTCTCAAATCATTTTAAATCTTATCAATGCTTTTGCACAAGGTGTTAGAACCTTTAATCATCAATTGAATTTAGTCCAAACAAGCATCAATCTTTCGTTAGCTTATGAAAAAGAAGGTAAATTTCATTTTGAACTTTTTGCAAGATCAAATGATTTGCAAGAACTTAAAAATATAGAATTTGAAACCTTAACTTATTTTAAAATGCAAAATTGTGAAGTTTCAAGTGCAAATTTTTATCCGCCTTGGGCCAATAAAGATACTAATTTTGGGGAAGAAATTCTAAGTTATTTAAAAAAGGAAAATCCAAACGCCAAGCTTTATACTATACACGCTGGTTTAGAATGTGGTATTATAAGTGAAAAGCAACCGCTAGAATGTTGTTCCATAGGCCCAAATATCCATAGCCCTCACTCAACAGATGAAAAATGCGAAATAGCTTCTATTGAAAAAATCAGTAAAATTCTTTTTGCTATCTTAAAAAATTACCAATAA
- a CDS encoding anaerobic C4-dicarboxylate transporter, which yields MEILTSLSEGTQFSIQLAVVLICLFYGAKKGGIALGLLGGIGLLVLSFGFAVAPGKPSIDVMLTILAVVVASATLQASGGLDVMLQIAERVLRKNPKFLTILAPFVTCFLTILCGTGHVVYTMMPIIYDIAIKNGIRPERPMAASSISSQLGIIASPVSVAVVSLTALLLNPEINKHPLAGFDGYVDLLAITIPSTLVGVLAIGIFSWFRGKDLDKDEEFQARIKDPEQREYIYGDSKTLLGQQLPTIQWVAMWIFLGAIAIVAILGAFPELRPQFTSKGVTKPMNMVATIQMFMLLAGAALIIFTKLDASKIAKNEIFKSGMIALVAVFGISWMADTMFAVHTPMMKESLGNIVIEHPWTYAVMLLLISKFVNSQAAAIAAFVPLALGIGVEPGIIIAFAAACYGYYILPTYPSDLATIQFDRSGTTKIGKFVINHSFILPGLIGVIVSCIVGYFLALGAGYL from the coding sequence ATGGAAATACTAACTAGCCTTAGCGAAGGCACTCAATTTAGTATCCAACTAGCCGTAGTTCTCATTTGTCTTTTTTATGGGGCAAAAAAAGGCGGTATCGCTCTAGGTTTATTAGGCGGTATAGGTTTATTAGTTTTAAGTTTTGGTTTTGCTGTAGCGCCTGGAAAACCTTCTATTGATGTTATGCTTACTATCTTAGCTGTTGTTGTTGCTAGTGCAACTTTACAAGCTAGTGGTGGTTTGGATGTAATGTTGCAAATTGCAGAAAGAGTTTTAAGAAAAAATCCTAAATTTTTAACTATCTTAGCTCCTTTTGTAACTTGCTTTTTAACTATACTTTGTGGAACCGGACATGTTGTTTATACTATGATGCCTATTATTTATGACATTGCTATTAAAAACGGCATACGCCCAGAAAGACCAATGGCTGCTTCTAGCATTTCTTCTCAACTTGGTATTATAGCAAGCCCTGTTTCAGTTGCTGTTGTAAGTTTAACTGCATTGCTTTTAAATCCAGAAATCAACAAACATCCTTTAGCGGGATTTGATGGCTATGTAGATTTACTTGCTATTACTATACCTTCTACTTTAGTGGGTGTTTTAGCTATAGGAATTTTTTCTTGGTTTAGAGGAAAAGATCTTGACAAAGATGAAGAATTTCAAGCTAGAATTAAAGATCCAGAGCAAAGAGAATACATCTATGGCGATAGCAAAACACTTCTTGGCCAACAACTTCCAACTATTCAATGGGTAGCTATGTGGATTTTCTTAGGTGCTATTGCAATAGTAGCTATACTTGGAGCCTTCCCAGAACTTAGACCACAATTTACCTCAAAAGGTGTTACTAAACCTATGAATATGGTTGCAACCATTCAAATGTTTATGCTTTTAGCAGGTGCAGCACTCATCATCTTTACCAAGCTTGATGCAAGCAAAATTGCAAAAAATGAAATTTTTAAATCAGGTATGATAGCTTTAGTAGCTGTTTTTGGAATTTCTTGGATGGCAGATACTATGTTTGCAGTTCACACTCCTATGATGAAAGAATCTTTAGGAAATATTGTTATAGAACACCCTTGGACTTATGCAGTTATGCTTTTATTAATTTCTAAATTTGTTAATTCTCAAGCAGCAGCAATTGCAGCTTTTGTGCCACTTGCATTAGGAATTGGCGTTGAGCCAGGCATTATCATTGCTTTTGCAGCAGCTTGTTATGGATATTATATTTTACCAACCTACCCAAGCGATCTTGCAACTATACAATTTGATAGATCAGGCACTACAAAAATAGGTAAATTTGTTATCAACCACAGCTTTATCTTACCAGGTTTAATTGGTGTAATTGTTTCTTGTATAGTAGGTTATTTCTTAGCTTTAGGCGCAGGATATTTATAA
- a CDS encoding aryl-sulfate sulfotransferase yields the protein MKIKKIISLSLLASVVLAPNLALAVGGASGAKIDYQVQGQIGAIKLNPYGLSPLSAVIVDGGYRLSDVSVTIVPKPNGQTISYKVSSNKIKTYGGIPIFGLYPSYLNTVKVSYTKSAFGKSEKVIDEVYKIATGGVNIEPSGSLMQRGVPFEKVEVFKVDKEFEDRLYLVNNTPGKYSAKSSQAIWNNPSGGALEWDEASNAFIVDTKGEIRWYLDNDKLMDKNNIYNRGIMMGFRQNSDGALSFGFGQRYVKYDLMGREIFNRLLPFSYIDFSHSMSQMPNGNYLLRAALANVKRPDGKNVRSVRDVIIEVDKNGNVVDEWRLFEILDPYRANIIKVLDQGAVCLNVDVSKAGKTLSNEELAKMDTSEIFGDIAGTGVGRNWAHVNSVDYDPSDDSIIISSRHQSAIIKIGRDKKVKWILGAHKGWGEKYKKALLQPIDKNGKNIICEDDYSKCPGYKNKEGGFDFTWTQHTAFRIDEKSNKRYIYITAFDNGDARAITQPAFASMKYSRAVVYKIDQKNKTVEQIWEYGKQRGNKWFSPITSLVEYYKDKNSIMVYSASAGMAFDLSKGIAIGEPKPEIDEFKWGAKEPSVQIRFSGASVGYQAMPIDLEKAFK from the coding sequence ATGAAAATTAAAAAAATTATCAGCTTAAGCTTACTAGCTAGTGTGGTTTTGGCGCCAAATTTAGCTTTAGCTGTAGGTGGAGCAAGTGGGGCTAAGATAGACTATCAAGTACAAGGACAAATTGGAGCTATAAAGCTTAATCCTTATGGTTTATCCCCGCTTAGTGCTGTGATTGTAGATGGAGGATATAGATTAAGCGATGTGAGTGTGACTATAGTTCCAAAGCCAAATGGACAAACCATATCTTATAAGGTAAGTTCTAATAAAATTAAAACTTATGGAGGAATTCCTATTTTTGGACTTTATCCATCGTATTTAAACACAGTAAAAGTAAGCTATACTAAAAGTGCTTTTGGAAAAAGTGAAAAAGTAATAGATGAGGTATATAAAATAGCAACAGGTGGGGTAAATATAGAGCCAAGTGGAAGTCTTATGCAAAGAGGTGTGCCTTTTGAAAAAGTGGAAGTATTTAAAGTAGATAAAGAATTTGAAGATAGATTGTATCTAGTAAATAATACTCCAGGAAAATATAGTGCAAAAAGCTCTCAAGCTATATGGAATAATCCAAGTGGTGGTGCTTTAGAATGGGATGAGGCTTCTAATGCCTTCATTGTCGATACAAAGGGTGAAATTCGTTGGTATTTAGATAATGATAAACTAATGGATAAAAACAATATTTATAATCGTGGTATCATGATGGGCTTTAGACAAAACTCAGATGGGGCGTTAAGCTTTGGATTTGGTCAAAGATATGTAAAATATGATTTAATGGGTAGAGAAATTTTTAACCGTCTTTTACCTTTTTCTTATATAGATTTTTCTCATTCTATGAGTCAAATGCCAAATGGAAATTATCTTTTAAGAGCGGCTTTGGCTAATGTTAAGCGTCCTGATGGTAAAAATGTACGTTCAGTGCGGGATGTGATAATAGAAGTTGATAAAAATGGTAATGTAGTAGATGAGTGGAGGCTTTTTGAAATTTTAGATCCATATAGAGCTAATATTATCAAAGTTTTAGATCAAGGTGCAGTTTGTTTAAATGTGGATGTTTCAAAAGCGGGTAAAACTCTAAGCAATGAAGAATTAGCTAAAATGGATACAAGTGAAATTTTTGGAGATATAGCAGGAACTGGAGTAGGGCGTAACTGGGCTCATGTAAATAGCGTAGATTATGATCCAAGCGATGATAGCATTATTATTTCAAGTCGCCATCAAAGTGCTATTATAAAAATTGGCCGTGATAAAAAAGTAAAATGGATATTAGGAGCACATAAGGGCTGGGGAGAAAAATATAAAAAAGCACTTTTACAACCTATTGATAAAAATGGAAAAAATATAATTTGTGAAGATGATTATAGTAAATGTCCTGGTTATAAAAATAAGGAAGGTGGTTTTGATTTTACATGGACACAGCACACTGCTTTTAGAATAGATGAAAAATCTAATAAAAGATATATTTACATTACAGCTTTTGACAATGGCGACGCAAGAGCTATAACACAACCTGCTTTTGCTTCGATGAAATATTCAAGAGCGGTTGTATATAAAATAGATCAAAAAAATAAAACCGTAGAACAAATTTGGGAATATGGTAAACAAAGAGGCAATAAATGGTTTTCGCCTATTACTTCTTTAGTTGAGTATTATAAAGATAAGAATTCGATTATGGTTTATAGCGCTAGCGCTGGCATGGCTTTTGATTTAAGTAAGGGTATTGCTATAGGAGAGCCAAAACCTGAAATAGATGAGTTTAAATGGGGAGCTAAAGAGCCTTCAGTGCAAATTCGCTTTAGTGGAGCAAGTGTTGGTTATCAGGCTATGCCTATTGATTTAGAAAAAGCATTTAAATAA